In Rutidosis leptorrhynchoides isolate AG116_Rl617_1_P2 chromosome 2, CSIRO_AGI_Rlap_v1, whole genome shotgun sequence, one genomic interval encodes:
- the LOC139894614 gene encoding cytochrome P450 714A1-like, whose translation MKIVSSLFLDFFLYVILLVITIVPLYFLNILFVKPHMLRKKLERQGIRGPEPSFLYGNVREMQKIQAAAADMKAHSRSNNNGDFVGDDYACILFPYFEQWRKQYGSIYTYSTGNKQHLYVNDPELVKEMNQSITLGLGKPSYITKRLSPLLGNGILRSNGHFWVHQRKIIAPEFFMDKVKGMVGLMSDSAEPLLKKWEACIESQDDKIADVRVDDDLRAVSADVISRACFGSSYTKGKEIFSKLRTLQKSISSKGMLFGLPTFRERKDVKSLEKEIDSLIWEAVCERKCQETTLLKKDLLQMILEEAMDHFASKDESKNFIVDNCKNIYVAGHESTSAAASWCLMLLALHPQWQTLIRNEMFEACPNGSLDVDSLPKLKSVTMVIQETMRLFPPAAFISREALERTKIGHVDVPKGVCIWSLIPTLHRDPEIWGPDAHIFRPERFANGVTKACKFPQAYVPFGVGARSCLGRNFAMAQLKVILSLITSNFTFSLSPNYQHSPAYRMVVQPGHGVNIIVQKFKKK comes from the exons ATGAAAATAGTTTCTTCATTGTTTCTTGATTTTTTTCTTTATGTGATTTTACTCGTAATTACTATAGTACCCTTGTACTTCTTGAATATCTTATTTGTAAAACCTCATATGCTAAGAAAGAAGCTTGAAAGACAAGGAATAAGAGGCCCGGAACCGTCTTTTTTATATGGGAATGTGAGAGAGATGCAGAAGATACAGGCAGCTGCAGCTGACATGAAAGCTCATTCAAGGTCAAATAATAATGGAGATTTTGTTGGTGATGATTATGCTTGTATTCTTTTCCCATACTTTGAACAATGGAGGAAACAATACG GTTCAATATATACATACTCAACGGGGAATAAGCAACATTTATATGTGAATGATCCAGAGTTAGTTAAGGAAATGAACCAATCTATCACACTTGGATTGGGAAAACCATCTTACATTACTAAAAGACTTTCACCTTTACTTGGCAATGGAATCTTGAGATCAAATGGGCATTTTTGGGTCCACCAGAGAAAAATTATTGCTCCTGAATTCTTCATGGATAAAGTTAAG GGTATGGTTGGGCTAATGTCGGATTCGGCTGAACCACTTTTGAAGAAATGGGAAGCCTGCATTGAATCACAAGATGACAAAATAGCTGACGTAAGAGTTGATGATGATCTCAGAGCGGTTTCCGCAGATGTGATTTCGCGGGCTTGTTTCGGAAGCTCTTATACCAAAGGCAAAGAGATTTTCTCCAAACTTAGAACTCTTCAAAAAAGCATCTCCTCTAAAGGCATGCTTTTTGGCCTTCCTACTTTCCG GGAAAGGAAAGATGTGAAGAGTTTGGAGAAAGAGATCGATTCGTTGATATGGGAAGCAGTTTGTGAGAGAAAATGTCAAGAAACAACATTGTTGAAAAAAGATCTTCTGCAAATGATACTTGAAGAAGCCATGGACCATTTTGCAAGTAAAGATGAAAGCAAGAATTTTATTGTTGACAATTGCAAGAATATTTACGTTGCAGGACACGAATCCACTAGTGCGGCTGCATCATGGTGCTTGATGTTGTTAGCATTGCATCCACAATGGCAAACTCTCATCCGCAACGAAATGTTTGAAGCTTGTCCTAACGGTTCACTCGATGTTGATTCACTTCCTAAGTTGAAATCG GTAACGATGGTGATTCAAGAAACAATGAGGTTGTTTCCACCGGCAGCGTTTATATCAAGAGAGGCACTAGAAAGGACAAAAATAGGGCATGTAGATGTACCTAAAGGAGTATGCATATGGAGCTTGATCCCAACTTTGCATCGAGACCCTGAAATATGGGGTCCCGATGCCCACATATTTCGACCCGAGAGGTTCGCTAATGGTGTAACCAAAGCCTGCAAATTTCCACAAGCTTATGTTCCCTTTGGAGTTGGTGCTCGGTCTTGCTTAGGCCGAAATTTCGCTATGGCTCAGTTAAAAGTCATCCTATCACTCATTACTTCAAACTTCACCTTTTCGTTGTCTCCAAATTATCAACATTCTCCTGCTTATCGAATGGTTGTACAACCTGGGCATGGTGTCAACATCATCGTTCAGAAATTCAAGAAAAAGTAA
- the LOC139894615 gene encoding probable nucleoredoxin 3 yields the protein MGGTGCESADDVCTLNFKNIMEQEGLHHLLSGEHKVPLPSSKDKKLCLLFSANWSRPCNAFIPQLIQAYNDLNDTGHDLEIIFVSFDRDENGFKEHIKCMPWLVVPFNVNIQKILGDVYQVNQIPSFIPLNIGAKFLAKDVVGMIQDYGADAYPFTRKRQDQLKALDEAKREGGKLDELFANGDEDSFVSSKSGKIGVSELVGKTIGLYFGAQWCPPCRDFTAQLIEAYDDIITNKDQEFEVIFISTDRDLKEFELSISKMPWLAIPFNNRTRQDLCRIFEVKWIPTLIIFGPNGKTINTDGRELVSLYGARGYPFTEAKITETEKSLLKEKDELPKQVMDCKHEHILKLDMVKAYMCDFCKKRGAFWAFSCHVCGYDLHPTCIQETV from the exons ATGGGAGGAACTGGTTGTGAATCTGCTGATGATGTTTGCACTCTCAACTTCAAGAATATTATGGAACAAGAGGGACTTCACCATCTTTTATCTGGTGAACACAAG GTACCATTACCATCAAGTAAAGATAAGAAACTTTGCTTATTATTCTCTGCAAACTGGAGTAGGCCTTGTAACGCTTTTATACCACAACTAATTCAAGCGTACAACGACCTAAATGATACTGGACATGATCTAGAGATTATATTTGTGTCGTTTGATCGAGACGAAAATGGATTTAAAGAACATATTAAGTGCATGCCATGGCTTGTGGTTCCGTTTAATGTAAATATACAAAAGATACTTGGTGATGTATACCAAGTTAATCAGATCCCATCTTTTATACCGTTGAATATTGGTGCAAAATTTCTTGCAAAAGATGTAGTCGGGATGATACAGGATTATGGTGCTGATGCGTATCCGTTTACCAGAAAACGACAAGATCAGTTGAAAGCGTTAGATGAAGCGAAACGTGAAGGAGGGAAATTGGATGAATTATTTGCAAATGGTGATGAAGACTCATTTGTCTCTAGTAAAAGTGGAAAG ATAGGCGTGTCCGAACTTGTTGGCAAGACAATCGGCTTGTACTTTGGAGCGCAGTGGTGTCCACCTTGTCGTGACTTCACAGCCCAACTCATCGAGGCATACGATGACATCATCACCAATAAAGATCAAGAATTTGAGGTCATATTTATCTCAACCGATCGAGACCTTAAGGAGTTTGAACTCAGCATAAGCAAAATGCCATGGCTAGCTATCCCTTTTAACAATAGAACAAGACAAGACCTTTGTAGAATATTTGAAGTCAAATGGATCCCCACTTTGATAATTTTTGGACCAAACGGGAAAACGATTAATACCGACGGACGAGAACTGGTTTCATTATATGGTGCTCGAGGGTACCCGTTTACTGAAGCAAAGATCACGGAGACAGAAAAATCTTTATTAAAAGAAAAAGATGAATTGCCCAAACAAGTAATGGATTGTAAGCATGAACACATTCTAAAATTGGACATGGTGAAAGCATACATGTGTGATTTCTGCAAGAAACGAGGGGCGTTTTGGGCATTTTCTTGTCATGTTTGTGGCTATGACCTTCATCCAACATGTATCCAAGAAACTGTTTAA